A single Ktedonobacteraceae bacterium DNA region contains:
- the recJ gene encoding single-stranded-DNA-specific exonuclease RecJ: MERASSATSSWGMHDLLTKEQVLEYQQAGIAYLHAQLLYNRGIKSPVAMRAFLDARYDQIPDPLTLIDMDKALERIQRALANGEHITVFGDFDADGVTSAALLIRALRALKHPAAPLDCFIPSRLRDIRGLSKEGIDRIRGRGTSLIITTDCGSSDVSAVEYARSLGIDIIITDHHNPPDPLPQACAMINPWRPDCTYPERYLCGVGIAFKLAQALFRAYGREPEERDLLDLVAIGTVGDVGQMLGENHTLVRLGLQQLNATKNPGLQALITITRLQPGKLRERDISYVLGPRINAAGRMKDAAIAFELLTTDDPNVAQERARELEELNFLRQQQTEELMKLVREQAQSQADKQVVLLYGDKETWPEGIIGLVAGRLSEEIHRPVFVLSQDSESSRGSARSADGFNIILALRERADLFERFGGHAQAAGFTIANANIEELHAHLLAWREENTVGADSSRPAPIDRPASESHGVPLIPPGIEIAAVETSGITGGAELAQLIEPGAVIEQELAPPTTTRKIDLLITKPEYLNYDAYNKVSMLAPYGAGNPEPVFKMERLRLYRRWQSGMEGRHLRVRLRTTTNGTTVQFNGTYIRGGSQIESLPEGALVDVIFSLEQAWNSQDNDDRQDIWLKILHMEQVR; encoded by the coding sequence GTGGAAAGAGCATCTTCTGCAACATCGTCCTGGGGCATGCATGATCTTCTGACGAAAGAGCAAGTGCTGGAATACCAGCAGGCAGGGATAGCATACCTGCACGCCCAATTGCTCTACAATCGGGGCATCAAATCGCCGGTCGCCATGCGTGCCTTTCTCGATGCGCGCTACGATCAGATTCCTGATCCACTCACATTAATCGACATGGATAAGGCGCTGGAACGCATTCAACGCGCGCTTGCCAATGGGGAACATATAACGGTTTTCGGGGATTTCGATGCCGACGGTGTTACGTCTGCCGCGCTACTGATCCGCGCGCTGCGTGCCCTCAAGCATCCCGCTGCTCCGCTGGATTGCTTCATACCCAGCCGCCTGCGCGATATTCGTGGATTGAGCAAAGAGGGCATCGACAGAATTCGCGGACGCGGCACCAGCCTGATCATTACTACCGATTGTGGCAGTTCGGATGTTTCAGCCGTTGAATATGCGCGAAGTCTTGGTATCGATATCATCATTACCGACCATCATAATCCCCCGGATCCGCTCCCACAGGCCTGTGCCATGATCAATCCCTGGCGGCCCGATTGTACCTATCCTGAACGCTACCTGTGCGGCGTAGGCATCGCCTTCAAACTGGCGCAGGCGCTCTTTCGCGCCTATGGTCGCGAGCCAGAAGAGCGCGATCTGCTTGATCTCGTCGCAATCGGCACTGTCGGCGATGTTGGGCAGATGCTCGGCGAAAACCACACGCTGGTGCGCCTGGGATTGCAACAACTCAATGCGACGAAAAATCCTGGCCTGCAAGCGCTCATTACCATTACGCGCCTCCAGCCCGGCAAACTGCGCGAGCGCGATATTTCATATGTATTGGGACCACGTATTAATGCCGCCGGGCGCATGAAGGATGCCGCCATCGCTTTTGAACTGCTGACGACAGACGATCCCAACGTTGCGCAAGAGCGCGCCAGAGAACTGGAAGAACTGAACTTCCTGCGGCAGCAGCAGACAGAGGAATTGATGAAGCTGGTGCGAGAACAGGCACAGAGCCAGGCCGACAAGCAGGTCGTGCTGCTATATGGCGATAAAGAGACCTGGCCAGAGGGTATTATCGGCCTGGTAGCAGGCCGTTTATCGGAAGAAATACACCGTCCCGTCTTCGTCCTCAGCCAGGATAGCGAGTCCAGCCGTGGTTCCGCGCGCAGCGCCGATGGCTTCAATATTATTTTAGCCTTGCGCGAGCGCGCCGATCTTTTCGAGCGTTTTGGGGGCCATGCCCAGGCCGCAGGTTTCACCATCGCCAATGCCAATATTGAGGAACTGCACGCCCACCTACTTGCCTGGCGCGAAGAAAACACCGTAGGGGCCGATTCATCGCGCCCAGCGCCGATTGATCGGCCCGCTTCAGAATCTCACGGGGTCCCGCTTATCCCGCCCGGCATTGAAATAGCTGCCGTGGAGACATCTGGGATAACCGGCGGCGCCGAATTGGCCCAATTGATTGAGCCTGGTGCGGTCATCGAGCAGGAACTGGCACCGCCAACCACCACGCGTAAGATTGACCTGCTGATTACGAAGCCGGAATATCTCAATTATGACGCCTATAACAAAGTGAGCATGCTGGCCCCCTATGGCGCGGGCAATCCAGAACCTGTTTTTAAGATGGAACGCCTGCGCCTGTATCGTCGCTGGCAGAGCGGTATGGAAGGTCGCCACCTGCGCGTGCGCCTCAGAACGACTACCAATGGCACTACTGTCCAGTTCAATGGCACCTATATTCGCGGCGGGTCACAGATCGAGTCCTTGCCGGAAGGCGCGCTCGTAGACGTGATTTTTAGCCTGGAACAGGCCTGGAATTCGCAGGATAATGACGACCGGCAGGATATCTGGCTGAAGATATTACACATGGAGCAAGTGCGATAA
- the hemW gene encoding radical SAM family heme chaperone HemW, which produces MTIATPSIYKIDTIPVQELLETVSLYLHIPFCHTRCYYCDFNTYAGILPLREPYVRALLTEIELAGEMARHDDGSPRRSRTIFFGGGTPSLLTVEQVTRLLAACHQSFAVDADAEITLEANPGTLCREQLVELRAAGVNRLSMGAQSFDAGLLKALGRIHSPEEITEALQHARAAGFTSINLDFMFGLPGQTMRHWRETLDSALALHPEHFSLYSLIIEEGTPFYAWTQEGRITPGDEDLCADMYEYADERLQAEGYENYEISNWALPGHQSQHNLTYWRNLPYLGMGAGAHSFFAGRRFSNILDPREYMRLLKQQRRPEAEGERVERAQEMSETAFLGLRTASGLHLPTFEQRFGEPFSHFAGDRLRPVQEAGLLEQMGDWLRLSKRGRLLGNEVFLRLLPDE; this is translated from the coding sequence ATGACTATCGCGACGCCATCCATTTATAAGATTGATACAATACCTGTTCAGGAACTTTTAGAGACCGTTTCTCTGTACCTGCACATCCCTTTCTGCCATACACGCTGCTACTATTGTGATTTCAACACCTATGCCGGTATTCTGCCCCTGCGCGAGCCGTATGTCCGCGCTCTGCTGACGGAGATAGAGCTGGCAGGAGAGATGGCCCGGCATGATGATGGGTCACCGCGCCGCTCGCGCACCATCTTTTTTGGCGGTGGCACACCCAGCCTTCTGACGGTGGAACAGGTCACGCGCCTGCTTGCTGCGTGTCACCAGTCTTTCGCCGTTGACGCGGATGCCGAAATTACGCTCGAGGCCAACCCTGGTACGCTTTGTCGCGAGCAGCTGGTAGAACTGCGTGCTGCCGGAGTCAATCGCCTCAGTATGGGCGCTCAGAGCTTCGATGCCGGCCTGCTCAAGGCGCTGGGGCGCATCCACTCACCTGAAGAGATCACCGAGGCCTTGCAACATGCGCGTGCTGCTGGCTTCACATCCATCAACCTCGATTTTATGTTTGGCCTGCCAGGACAGACCATGCGCCACTGGCGCGAAACGCTCGATTCGGCGCTTGCACTGCATCCCGAACATTTTTCGCTCTACTCCTTGATTATTGAGGAGGGCACACCGTTCTATGCCTGGACGCAGGAAGGACGTATTACTCCCGGTGATGAAGACCTGTGCGCGGATATGTACGAGTATGCTGATGAGCGCCTGCAGGCCGAGGGATATGAGAATTACGAGATCTCCAACTGGGCGCTGCCCGGCCACCAGAGCCAGCATAATCTGACCTACTGGCGCAATCTTCCCTACCTTGGCATGGGCGCGGGCGCGCATTCTTTTTTCGCCGGCAGGCGCTTCTCCAATATTCTGGACCCGCGGGAGTATATGCGCCTGCTCAAGCAACAGCGCCGGCCCGAGGCTGAAGGCGAAAGGGTTGAACGCGCGCAGGAAATGTCGGAGACGGCATTTCTTGGCCTGCGTACCGCATCGGGCCTGCATCTTCCAACATTCGAGCAGCGTTTCGGGGAGCCGTTTAGCCATTTTGCGGGCGACCGCTTGCGCCCGGTGCAAGAAGCCGGACTCCTGGAACAAATGGGGGATTGGCTGCGTCTCAGTAAGCGCGGGCGCCTGCTCGGCAACGAGGTCTTCCTGCGCTTACTTCCCGACGAATAA
- a CDS encoding peptidylprolyl isomerase → MKSSTERPAQRPESQRSPRSAKTKTKSKKYRRQTAHISTRRDGKPLIFGWGKHLSHTEKVKFQTRATWAITGLIILVLIGTVAGFWIDNNIIIPGLTITSVNGHPIPQSEYRQMLALQTQLEVNKLYGPHGLTAESQHLESLDADQLAVISKETTQIANLNKQIKALPAGPSTQRTILENELKADQLILKNAQTAHQSLNSQFTNIQQNDIPIEQQGFTQSSLGTESVNLLQDDELIREWLVTQSPAIQNKINPGATAVNKALNDLKANEPGSGNYSGFLKQMGISDDNLRAMLTIQLRHDNMQNYLASQIVSPAYQVLARTMTLQTMAIAKQVLADLQKGQSFAALAKKYSQDTNTNTKGGDLGWLARGQFANQDDNGVIDNWLFDPRRTINEISPILMENGSPHILQILGIDPSRPIDASTLQTLKANALQDWLLEQEALPTTKITPIDQNMLTDPSNLPPASVLPAAAPASSVPGAPAPGSGGSSGP, encoded by the coding sequence ATGAAAAGTTCGACAGAGCGTCCAGCGCAGCGGCCCGAAAGCCAGCGATCACCGCGCTCAGCGAAAACCAAAACCAAATCGAAAAAATATCGCAGGCAAACAGCCCACATCAGTACAAGGCGTGATGGGAAGCCTCTTATTTTTGGATGGGGCAAGCACCTGTCCCATACCGAAAAGGTCAAATTTCAAACCCGCGCTACATGGGCTATTACCGGCCTCATCATATTAGTTCTGATAGGCACCGTCGCGGGCTTCTGGATTGATAACAATATTATTATTCCCGGCCTTACTATTACCAGCGTTAACGGACACCCGATTCCACAATCTGAGTATCGCCAGATGCTGGCGCTACAAACACAGCTTGAGGTCAATAAGCTCTACGGGCCGCATGGGCTGACCGCCGAGAGCCAGCACCTGGAGAGCCTGGATGCCGATCAACTTGCGGTCATTAGCAAGGAAACGACTCAGATTGCCAACCTGAATAAGCAGATAAAGGCACTCCCTGCCGGCCCCAGCACTCAGCGCACTATTCTCGAGAATGAGTTGAAGGCCGACCAGCTCATACTGAAAAATGCTCAGACGGCCCACCAGAGCCTGAACTCGCAGTTCACGAATATCCAGCAGAATGACATTCCTATCGAGCAACAGGGTTTCACACAATCATCGCTCGGCACCGAAAGCGTTAACCTGCTGCAAGACGATGAACTCATTCGTGAATGGCTCGTGACGCAAAGCCCGGCCATCCAGAATAAGATCAATCCTGGCGCCACTGCTGTCAATAAAGCGTTAAATGACCTGAAAGCCAACGAGCCAGGTTCGGGCAACTACAGCGGATTCCTCAAGCAGATGGGGATCAGCGATGATAATTTGCGCGCGATGCTCACCATTCAACTGCGTCACGATAACATGCAGAATTACCTCGCGTCGCAGATCGTTTCACCCGCCTACCAGGTTCTGGCGCGCACGATGACGCTTCAGACGATGGCTATTGCCAAACAGGTACTCGCGGATTTGCAAAAGGGCCAGAGCTTCGCGGCTCTTGCGAAAAAGTATTCGCAGGATACCAACACCAATACGAAGGGCGGCGATCTCGGCTGGCTGGCTCGCGGCCAATTCGCCAACCAGGACGACAATGGTGTTATCGACAACTGGCTGTTTGACCCCAGGCGCACAATCAACGAGATCAGCCCCATTTTGATGGAGAATGGTTCCCCCCATATCCTGCAAATTCTGGGCATTGATCCATCCCGTCCCATCGATGCGTCAACGCTACAAACGTTGAAGGCCAACGCCTTGCAGGATTGGCTGCTCGAGCAGGAGGCGCTGCCCACAACGAAGATCACGCCTATTGATCAAAATATGCTGACCGATCCGTCGAACCTGCCGCCGGCCTCGGTATTGCCTGCCGCCGCGCCCGCCAGTAGCGTTCCTGGAGCGCCTGCCCCCGGCAGTGGCGGAAGCTCCGGGCCGTAA
- the rpsR gene encoding 30S ribosomal protein S18 gives MCQFCHDHVREIDYKDASRFMKRYISDRGKIEPRRKTGTCAKHQRRLSVALKQARHMALLPYTAEHMRGM, from the coding sequence ATATGCCAGTTTTGTCACGATCACGTGCGCGAGATCGATTACAAGGATGCGAGCCGTTTCATGAAACGCTACATCTCTGATCGTGGCAAAATCGAACCCCGCCGCAAGACGGGAACCTGCGCTAAACACCAGCGCCGCCTTAGCGTGGCGCTGAAGCAAGCGCGGCATATGGCACTGTTGCCTTACACTGCCGAACATATGCGCGGTATGTAG
- a CDS encoding single-stranded DNA-binding protein produces MLNKIMLIGNLGKDPELNVTQEGTPVTKFSLAVNRYTKTSTGERKEETEWFNIVAWNRLAETCERYLHKGSKVYIEGRLQTRKYTDRNGVERTAIDVIANDMKMLDSKSAAGNAESYSAGSADDRDPFLPDYPDDLP; encoded by the coding sequence ATGTTAAACAAAATCATGCTTATCGGGAACCTGGGAAAAGACCCCGAGTTGAATGTCACCCAGGAAGGCACTCCTGTCACGAAGTTCTCGCTCGCTGTTAACCGGTATACGAAAACAAGTACAGGTGAGCGTAAGGAAGAGACCGAGTGGTTCAATATCGTTGCCTGGAACAGGCTTGCCGAAACATGCGAGCGGTACCTGCACAAAGGCTCTAAAGTGTATATCGAGGGTCGTCTGCAGACGCGCAAGTACACCGACAGAAACGGTGTGGAGCGTACCGCAATCGATGTAATCGCCAACGATATGAAGATGCTTGACTCGAAGTCCGCAGCCGGTAATGCGGAGAGCTATTCGGCAGGGAGCGCGGACGACCGCGATCCCTTTCTTCCCGACTACCCGGACGACCTTCCCTAG
- the rpsF gene encoding 30S ribosomal protein S6 codes for MRRDYELGFILNPEVNEEQTRSILERIEQIINSHDGQVVKINQWGRRRLAYPIQHHRDGNYVFIDMILAPETVLELDRNLRVSEEVLRHLITRRDPKAVQKEREERAEREAREAAAAAAAQAKAAARATAGAESEAEAATPAPVEAEDEMAVYSPDEEAPALTEEDLTYVPPALEEDEESSEA; via the coding sequence GTGAGGCGTGATTATGAACTGGGTTTCATTCTCAACCCCGAAGTCAACGAAGAACAGACACGCTCTATTCTAGAGCGCATCGAACAAATTATCAACAGCCATGATGGTCAGGTAGTGAAGATTAATCAGTGGGGACGGCGCCGTCTGGCATACCCCATCCAACACCATCGTGATGGTAATTACGTGTTCATCGATATGATTCTGGCCCCCGAGACCGTGCTTGAACTGGATCGCAATCTCAGGGTTTCTGAGGAGGTCCTCCGGCACTTAATTACGAGGCGTGATCCCAAGGCCGTACAGAAGGAACGCGAGGAGCGCGCGGAGCGTGAGGCTCGAGAAGCTGCCGCAGCCGCAGCTGCCCAGGCGAAGGCCGCCGCTCGCGCAACTGCGGGCGCGGAAAGCGAAGCGGAAGCAGCAACGCCAGCCCCGGTTGAAGCAGAGGATGAGATGGCAGTGTACTCGCCCGACGAAGAGGCGCCCGCGCTGACTGAAGAGGATCTGACATACGTGCCACCCGCTTTGGAAGAAGACGAAGAGAGCAGCGAAGCGTAG
- the rpmI gene encoding 50S ribosomal protein L35, with translation MKQKLKTHKAMAKRVKVTGSGKFMRRKVALNHLRRNKSPEAIRSMDKKFPLATADTRRLKRLLPYSF, from the coding sequence ATGAAGCAGAAACTGAAAACACACAAAGCTATGGCCAAGCGGGTCAAAGTGACCGGCTCCGGCAAATTCATGCGCCGTAAGGTTGCGCTCAACCACCTGCGCCGCAACAAATCACCTGAGGCCATCCGTTCGATGGACAAGAAGTTTCCACTGGCGACCGCCGATACGCGCCGCCTGAAACGCCTGCTCCCCTATTCTTTTTAG
- the rplT gene encoding 50S ribosomal protein L20, with the protein MPRVKRGVPAHKRHKKILNMAEGHRGTRKRLFRPAHESVMRSMAYMYRDRRNRKRDMRRLWITRINAAARMHGVSYSKLIHAIHTANIEVDRKILAEMAVRDEAAFTALVEKALATIV; encoded by the coding sequence ATGCCAAGAGTAAAACGTGGCGTCCCAGCACACAAGAGGCATAAGAAAATTCTGAATATGGCCGAGGGCCACCGTGGTACGCGCAAGCGACTCTTCCGGCCCGCGCATGAATCCGTCATGCGCTCGATGGCCTACATGTATCGCGACCGCCGCAACCGCAAGCGCGACATGCGCCGCCTCTGGATCACGCGCATCAATGCCGCGGCTCGCATGCACGGCGTCAGCTACAGCAAGCTGATCCACGCCATCCATACCGCCAATATCGAGGTGGATCGCAAGATTCTCGCCGAGATGGCCGTCCGTGATGAAGCCGCTTTCACGGCGCTGGTAGAGAAGGCATTAGCAACAATCGTGTAG
- a CDS encoding RNA methyltransferase translates to MTRITSPTNPRIRKLHDLDTTRGRKKSGLFFMEGPHLLASLLDADIMPREVYYAPELLSRTAQGRSLLARLLHAPTLHEDQLIEVSERVIETLGEAQTSQGVISVLPLDALDPDLLRARRAPAKRPILLILDSLADPGNLGTILRTALAANADEVLLSLNCADCLSPKVVRAAAGAHVALPVRADLPWEDIEERAIHHCGKEKRILLAEAGSPYLYYEQDLTQPLALIIGSEAHGPSPEARRLATRMISIPLANGVESLNAAMAAGIILFEGVRQQRL, encoded by the coding sequence ATGACACGGATTACCAGCCCTACCAATCCGCGTATTCGCAAGCTGCACGACCTGGATACAACGAGAGGCCGCAAAAAAAGCGGCCTCTTCTTCATGGAGGGTCCGCACCTGCTCGCGTCGTTGCTCGACGCCGATATTATGCCCCGCGAGGTCTATTACGCGCCTGAGTTGCTCTCGCGTACAGCCCAGGGTAGATCGCTGCTCGCCCGCCTCCTGCACGCGCCCACCTTGCATGAAGACCAGCTTATAGAGGTCAGCGAACGGGTAATTGAAACGCTGGGTGAGGCCCAGACATCGCAGGGTGTGATCAGCGTTCTGCCCTTAGACGCGCTCGACCCTGATCTTTTGCGAGCCAGGCGCGCCCCGGCGAAACGGCCCATCTTGCTCATCCTGGACAGCCTGGCCGACCCGGGTAACCTGGGTACGATACTGCGCACCGCATTAGCGGCCAACGCAGACGAGGTATTGCTCAGCCTCAACTGCGCGGACTGCCTCAGCCCAAAGGTGGTGCGCGCGGCAGCGGGAGCGCACGTGGCCCTGCCCGTGCGAGCCGACCTTCCCTGGGAAGACATCGAAGAGCGCGCCATACATCATTGTGGCAAAGAGAAACGTATCTTGCTGGCCGAAGCCGGAAGCCCATACCTCTACTACGAGCAAGATTTGACGCAGCCGCTGGCCCTGATTATCGGCAGCGAGGCACACGGTCCCTCACCGGAAGCACGCAGGCTGGCGACACGTATGATTTCCATTCCACTAGCGAATGGCGTGGAGTCGCTGAACGCGGCGATGGCGGCGGGGATTATTTTGTTCGAGGGGGTGAGGCAACAGAGGCTATGA
- a CDS encoding HIT domain-containing protein yields the protein METLWAPWRMQYIAPKTPQATEKEHECIFCAQPAAHRDVEYHILYRGERCYMMLNLYPYNNGHLMIAPYQHVGSIEKLDSATLSELMEQAQLALKALRYAMKPDGFNMGINEGKVAGAGYAEHMHLHVVPRWNGDTNFMPVLADVKVMPEHLDVVYEQLKEALEKVKES from the coding sequence ATGGAAACTTTATGGGCACCCTGGCGCATGCAATATATCGCGCCCAAAACACCACAGGCAACCGAGAAAGAACACGAGTGCATTTTTTGCGCGCAGCCTGCCGCTCACCGCGATGTCGAATACCATATCCTGTACCGCGGCGAGCGCTGCTATATGATGTTGAACCTCTATCCATACAACAACGGCCACCTGATGATCGCGCCCTATCAACATGTAGGCAGCATCGAGAAGCTGGATAGCGCGACGCTCAGCGAGTTGATGGAGCAGGCGCAGCTAGCTTTGAAGGCGCTGCGTTATGCCATGAAGCCCGACGGCTTCAACATGGGCATCAACGAGGGCAAAGTCGCAGGGGCCGGCTATGCCGAACACATGCACCTGCACGTCGTTCCGCGCTGGAACGGCGATACCAACTTCATGCCAGTGCTGGCGGATGTCAAGGTGATGCCAGAACACCTGGATGTGGTGTACGAGCAGTTGAAGGAGGCGCTGGAGAAGGTGAAAGAATCATAG
- a CDS encoding helix-turn-helix domain-containing protein: MATKPTETTTSPQHQMCPRYEHAIQLLGKRWTGLLLDALMSGPKRFCELTSAVDGLSDRVLSDRLRELEEEGIVERTVYPQIPVRVEYRLTEKGQDLKPVVDAIHNWAESWIPLPENPTGA; this comes from the coding sequence ATGGCGACGAAGCCAACAGAGACAACTACATCACCGCAGCACCAGATGTGCCCACGCTACGAACACGCTATTCAGCTATTAGGGAAGCGCTGGACGGGACTATTGCTGGACGCTCTTATGAGCGGGCCAAAACGCTTTTGCGAGCTTACCTCCGCGGTAGACGGCCTTTCGGACCGCGTGCTGAGCGACCGCCTGCGCGAATTGGAGGAAGAGGGCATCGTTGAACGCACAGTCTATCCCCAGATTCCCGTGCGTGTCGAGTACCGCCTGACCGAGAAGGGGCAAGACCTTAAGCCTGTCGTGGATGCCATTCACAACTGGGCAGAATCCTGGATTCCGCTGCCGGAAAATCCTACCGGGGCCTGA
- a CDS encoding trypsin-like peptidase domain-containing protein, producing the protein MDQSTTATSETSLLKTLSDQMAGAVARVEPALVLVNGRPRQPASGIVYAPDLVLTADHVLEREEDLTIQTHDKRTLPAQFVGRDLATDLAVLRVTDLGIAKASFAVETARVGQLVMAVGRSASEGTMASVGIVSAVGGPLRTGRGATLERFIRTDATPYPGFSGGPLIDSQGDVLGVTTTGLVNGIALAIPASIATSIAEILAQQGYIKRGYLGISSQQVQLPPSQRAGRAQEQGLLIVKVDDDSPAQKAGLLLGDILVALDGQAVDDAEELRLLLSSNRVGKTIPVEVIRGGQLQTLQVTVGQRS; encoded by the coding sequence ATGGATCAATCAACCACAGCAACCTCTGAAACGAGCCTGTTGAAAACGCTTTCCGACCAGATGGCCGGTGCTGTCGCGCGCGTTGAGCCGGCACTGGTACTGGTCAATGGCCGCCCGCGCCAGCCAGCCAGTGGTATCGTCTACGCGCCTGACCTGGTGCTGACCGCCGATCACGTGCTTGAGCGCGAGGAAGACCTGACCATTCAGACGCACGATAAGCGCACCCTACCGGCGCAATTTGTGGGCCGTGACCTTGCTACCGACCTCGCGGTGTTACGCGTGACCGATCTCGGAATCGCAAAAGCCTCGTTCGCGGTGGAGACAGCGCGAGTCGGCCAGCTTGTGATGGCCGTTGGGCGTTCCGCGAGCGAGGGCACAATGGCAAGCGTGGGCATCGTCAGCGCGGTTGGTGGCCCGTTGCGCACCGGGCGCGGAGCCACGCTCGAACGCTTTATTCGTACCGACGCCACACCCTATCCTGGCTTCTCAGGAGGCCCCTTGATCGACTCGCAGGGAGACGTGCTGGGAGTCACTACCACCGGACTGGTGAACGGCATCGCGCTCGCCATACCTGCCTCCATCGCCACGAGCATTGCCGAAATCCTGGCGCAACAGGGCTACATCAAACGAGGCTACCTGGGCATCAGCAGCCAGCAGGTACAGCTTCCGCCTTCACAACGAGCGGGACGAGCGCAGGAGCAGGGATTATTGATTGTAAAAGTCGATGATGACAGCCCGGCGCAAAAAGCTGGACTGCTGCTCGGCGATATCCTGGTGGCATTGGATGGTCAGGCAGTAGATGACGCCGAGGAGCTGCGCCTTCTCCTGTCAAGCAACCGCGTCGGAAAGACGATACCCGTAGAGGTCATTCGCGGCGGCCAGCTTCAAACATTGCAGGTCACGGTTGGACAACGCTCGTAA
- a CDS encoding trypsin-like peptidase domain-containing protein yields MTQTIFDTTAPGPLLPDVFSAELMRLIERVKPGIVQVRNEGRGAGTGIIWRSDGTIITNHHVVPNDETGIQVHLADNRVLEAKVIDRNPRLDLAALKVTADNLTALPAGVSSRLRVGELVFAIGHPWGQRWVATAGIVSGVGTLQATGDAKTPQHIKSDVRIAPGYSGGPLLDASGHVVGINAMIFGGDLAVSIPGDVVSNWIGVQRRQIELNFEVMPVEIPANLRKGIAAGREAGLLVVGSNFNGASEHAGLFIGDVLLGVLDGKVDMQPLDDVTSLVEGLAHLDSEAKVGFQIIRGGNITMIEVPLKTLERTHA; encoded by the coding sequence ATGACACAAACAATTTTCGATACGACAGCGCCCGGGCCGCTATTGCCCGATGTGTTTTCCGCCGAGCTCATGCGGCTCATTGAGCGCGTGAAGCCCGGCATCGTGCAGGTGCGCAACGAGGGGCGTGGCGCTGGCACCGGCATTATCTGGCGCTCGGATGGCACGATTATCACCAATCATCACGTCGTGCCCAATGATGAGACTGGTATCCAGGTACATCTCGCGGACAATCGCGTGCTTGAGGCGAAGGTAATCGACCGCAATCCTAGATTAGACCTGGCAGCGCTCAAGGTGACCGCGGATAACCTGACCGCCTTGCCCGCGGGCGTTTCCTCGCGGCTGCGCGTGGGCGAGCTGGTCTTCGCGATTGGTCACCCATGGGGACAGCGCTGGGTTGCCACCGCCGGTATTGTGAGCGGCGTTGGCACACTTCAGGCAACCGGAGACGCTAAAACCCCGCAACATATCAAATCGGATGTACGCATCGCGCCGGGCTATTCGGGCGGTCCATTGCTCGATGCCTCGGGCCACGTCGTCGGCATCAACGCCATGATTTTCGGCGGCGACCTCGCGGTCTCCATCCCTGGCGATGTAGTCAGCAACTGGATCGGCGTTCAACGGCGCCAGATCGAGCTGAATTTTGAGGTGATGCCTGTCGAAATTCCGGCTAATTTGCGCAAGGGGATCGCCGCCGGTCGCGAAGCAGGCCTGCTGGTAGTCGGCTCCAATTTCAATGGCGCATCGGAACATGCCGGTTTATTCATTGGAGATGTGCTGCTCGGTGTACTGGATGGCAAAGTGGACATGCAACCCCTTGATGATGTAACCTCCCTGGTAGAAGGTCTGGCGCATCTCGATTCTGAAGCAAAGGTCGGATTCCAGATCATTCGTGGAGGCAACATTACCATGATCGAAGTACCGTTAAAGACTTTGGAGCGTACCCACGCATGA